Proteins encoded within one genomic window of Prochlorococcus marinus str. MIT 9515:
- a CDS encoding glutamate-5-semialdehyde dehydrogenase codes for MTDIFEVPSPDNNLLDKAEQLRLASIKTSQTNNNERIRALNLMADSLEKNSKEIIDSNFEDYKKAEIKGISKALLSRLKLSKEKLNLGIEGIRKVGDLSDPLGQIQIKKELSKGLILERKTVPIGVLGVIFESRPDAVMQISSLAIRAGNGVMLKGGSEANFTNQAIVSALKKGLQKSNIDDNAICLLTSRKDSMAMLNLEKFINLIIPRGSNELVKFIQENTGIPVLGHADGICHLYIDDEVNLDIALKVALDSKIQYPAACNAIETLLIHKSIAPAFLKKAIPIFNSNNVKLIGDKKAVKLGVAFEANYEDWQTEYLDLILSIKIVDDLEEGIAHIQKFSSKHTDGIITENISNANKFMSEIDSAGVFHNCSTRFADGFRYGFGAEVGISTQTLPPRGPVGLEGLVTYKYFLRGEGHSVDDFSSGKSIYTHKDL; via the coding sequence ATGACTGATATATTTGAAGTTCCCAGCCCAGATAATAATCTTTTAGATAAAGCTGAGCAACTTCGCTTAGCTTCAATTAAAACTAGTCAAACAAATAATAATGAGAGAATTAGAGCTTTGAATTTAATGGCTGACTCTCTAGAAAAAAACTCAAAAGAAATAATTGACTCTAATTTTGAAGATTATAAAAAAGCAGAAATAAAAGGAATTTCAAAGGCCTTACTTTCTAGATTAAAGCTATCAAAAGAAAAACTAAATTTAGGAATAGAAGGGATAAGAAAAGTTGGTGACTTGTCAGATCCACTAGGTCAAATCCAAATAAAAAAGGAACTTTCCAAAGGACTCATTCTAGAGAGAAAAACAGTTCCTATTGGAGTGCTAGGAGTGATTTTCGAATCAAGACCTGATGCAGTAATGCAAATAAGTTCTTTGGCAATTAGAGCTGGGAATGGAGTAATGCTTAAAGGGGGGAGTGAAGCCAATTTTACTAATCAAGCAATTGTTAGTGCACTTAAGAAGGGTTTGCAGAAATCAAATATCGATGATAACGCTATCTGTCTTTTAACAAGTAGAAAAGATAGTATGGCGATGCTGAACTTAGAAAAATTTATAAATTTAATTATTCCAAGAGGAAGTAATGAACTCGTTAAATTTATACAGGAAAATACAGGAATCCCTGTTCTTGGCCATGCTGATGGGATTTGTCATTTATACATAGACGATGAAGTAAATCTTGATATTGCTTTAAAAGTGGCTTTAGATAGTAAGATTCAATATCCAGCTGCCTGTAATGCTATTGAGACTCTTTTAATACATAAAAGTATTGCCCCTGCCTTTCTGAAAAAAGCTATCCCAATTTTTAATTCTAATAATGTTAAGTTGATTGGAGATAAAAAAGCTGTTAAATTGGGCGTCGCTTTTGAAGCTAATTACGAGGACTGGCAAACTGAATATTTAGATCTTATTCTCTCTATAAAAATTGTTGATGATTTAGAAGAAGGAATTGCTCATATACAAAAATTCAGTTCAAAACATACAGATGGAATAATCACTGAAAATATAAGTAACGCTAATAAATTCATGAGTGAGATAGATAGTGCAGGGGTTTTTCATAATTGCTCAACAAGGTTCGCAGATGGTTTTAGATATGGCTTTGGAGCTGAAGTTGGGATATCTACTCAGACATTACCCCCAAGAGGTCCAGTAGGACTGGAGGGGTTGGTAACGTATAAGTATTTTTTAAGAGGTGAAGGCCATAGTGTTGATGATTTTTCATCTGGAAAATCAATATATACCCATAAAGATCTTTAA
- a CDS encoding DUF4332 domain-containing protein yields the protein MIEEKFLEVLPDNFRHEKSFLIKKKLNDFKKLSQLSDSELNIIQNSYSLCTLNNLRKIRAIANFKSELSINPYESYLLLHCGVGSIKSLSILNPYDLKERIGRLERSLRTQTQTNITLSTLKDWIKRANQICKSI from the coding sequence ATGATTGAAGAGAAATTTTTAGAAGTTTTACCTGATAACTTCAGACATGAAAAATCTTTTTTAATTAAAAAGAAACTAAATGATTTTAAAAAATTAAGTCAGCTTAGTGATTCAGAATTGAATATTATTCAAAATTCATACTCATTATGTACTCTAAATAATTTAAGAAAAATAAGAGCTATTGCTAATTTCAAAAGTGAGCTTTCAATAAATCCATATGAATCTTACTTACTACTACACTGCGGGGTAGGTTCTATCAAATCACTTTCAATTTTGAACCCATATGATCTTAAGGAGAGAATTGGAAGATTGGAGAGAAGTCTTAGAACTCAAACTCAAACAAATATAACTCTATCTACTTTAAAAGATTGGATAAAAAGAGCTAATCAAATCTGTAAATCCATTTAA
- a CDS encoding DUF2518 family protein: MSFYELLENTPKIFGFFGIFLFLGTLISFIFNFGFKFRITGATIFSLLLSLSSWAFIQSYTENIKIEGAKYVPIVYDNGFDLIVTKADNEFPEEAIEPTLKQLSANLKKGSRSGSTVKIKLRKLEKISNDVSKPVIIGEIEKIFTMN, translated from the coding sequence ATGTCTTTTTATGAACTATTAGAGAATACACCTAAGATATTTGGATTCTTTGGAATATTTCTTTTTCTTGGTACTTTGATTTCATTTATTTTTAATTTTGGCTTTAAATTCAGAATTACAGGAGCAACTATCTTTTCATTATTACTTTCCTTAAGCAGTTGGGCTTTTATACAAAGCTATACAGAAAATATAAAAATAGAAGGAGCTAAATATGTTCCAATTGTTTATGATAACGGATTTGATTTAATTGTTACCAAAGCTGATAATGAATTTCCAGAAGAAGCCATTGAGCCCACATTAAAACAATTATCTGCAAACCTTAAAAAGGGTAGTAGATCCGGCTCAACCGTTAAAATTAAACTTAGGAAACTTGAGAAGATCTCAAATGATGTTAGTAAGCCAGTAATTATTGGGGAGATAGAAAAAATCTTTACGATGAATTAG
- a CDS encoding dihydroneopterin aldolase: MGTYLKIKNIKLWSRVGVLEEERELGQLFSLDVLLWADFEKCTQNDDIKSTVDYSKLVEIVKYQSKKICCFTIEKYSNEILKIIDEEFELSRIKIILTKCKPPIIGFDGEVSIVRVLENN, translated from the coding sequence ATGGGAACATATTTAAAAATTAAGAATATTAAACTTTGGTCAAGAGTTGGTGTCCTAGAAGAAGAAAGAGAATTAGGGCAACTTTTTAGTTTAGATGTACTTCTATGGGCTGATTTTGAAAAGTGTACTCAAAATGATGATATTAAAAGTACAGTTGATTATTCAAAATTAGTTGAAATAGTAAAATATCAATCCAAGAAAATATGTTGCTTTACTATTGAGAAATATTCAAATGAAATTTTAAAAATTATTGATGAAGAGTTTGAACTTAGCCGAATTAAAATAATACTAACGAAATGTAAGCCTCCAATAATTGGTTTTGATGGAGAGGTCTCAATTGTAAGAGTTTTAGAAAATAATTAA
- a CDS encoding esterase/lipase family protein, giving the protein MSKRDPIILIHGLWNTADIFSSITSKLDEIGIEYFAPTLKHEYGMTSIVELTSLLNDLILEKYGYEKKLDILGFSMGGIIGRYWIKKMNGYKRTRRFITVGSPHKGTLASQLIPKYPFKGISEMKINSYLLRELSKSDYLLKGIHCISFFTYWDLMVFPGWRANLNYGDKISLKIYKHRNLVRNKDAVAQIIDRLLG; this is encoded by the coding sequence TTGTCAAAAAGAGATCCCATAATATTAATTCATGGTCTTTGGAATACAGCAGATATCTTTTCTTCGATTACTTCGAAACTTGATGAGATTGGAATTGAATATTTTGCACCAACTTTGAAGCATGAATATGGAATGACATCTATTGTTGAATTAACTAGTTTATTAAATGATTTAATTTTAGAGAAATATGGTTATGAAAAAAAACTTGATATTTTGGGATTCTCAATGGGAGGAATAATTGGTAGGTATTGGATAAAAAAAATGAATGGTTATAAAAGAACTAGAAGATTTATAACGGTGGGTTCACCTCACAAAGGAACATTGGCATCACAATTAATTCCTAAATATCCATTTAAAGGAATATCTGAAATGAAAATAAATAGCTATTTATTAAGAGAATTGTCAAAATCTGATTATCTTCTTAAGGGGATTCATTGTATAAGTTTTTTTACTTATTGGGACCTTATGGTTTTCCCAGGATGGAGAGCAAATTTAAATTACGGTGACAAAATATCACTAAAAATTTATAAACATAGAAATTTAGTGAGGAATAAAGATGCGGTCGCACAAATTATTGACAGGCTTCTTGGGTAA
- a CDS encoding NAD(P)H-quinone oxidoreductase subunit 4 has translation MNLESFPWLSSIVLLPLIGALIMPFLKTNEGEDNSLPRNISLGFLFIDFLLIVGVLLQKFDNTDSSLQLLERLSWLPSIGLEWSLGVDGLSAPLIALSGLITFLSAAASWKVKKKANLYFALLLVQASAQALVFLSQDFLLFFLAWELELVPVYLLIAIWGGKKRLYAATKFILYTALASLLILISGLALALSGDTFTLNLSELTNKHAQGSLALLSYLGFLIGFGVKLPIFPLHTWLPDAHGEANAPVSMLLAGILLKMGGYALLRFNVQILPEVHLKLAPALIILGIINIIYGALNAFAQDNVKRRIACSSVSHMGFVLLGIGAVDALGISGAMLQMISHGLIAAAMFFVTGSFYERTNTLSIPNMGGLAKVLPITFAFFLASSLASLALPGMSGFISEITVFLGITSQEGFSSLFRSITILIAAIGLVLTPIYLLSMCRRVFFGPRIPALASVKEMNGRELTIGFSLLLPTLVIGFWPKIAINLYESSTDALSQQLTLAKLVGLISNIT, from the coding sequence ATGAATTTAGAATCTTTTCCTTGGTTATCATCTATTGTTTTATTACCTTTGATTGGGGCGTTAATAATGCCTTTTTTAAAAACAAATGAGGGAGAAGATAATTCTCTTCCAAGAAATATATCTTTAGGTTTTTTATTTATAGATTTTTTACTCATTGTAGGTGTATTACTTCAGAAATTTGACAATACTGATAGTTCATTACAGTTGTTAGAAAGATTATCTTGGCTACCTTCCATAGGCTTGGAATGGTCTCTTGGGGTAGATGGCCTCTCGGCTCCTTTAATCGCTTTAAGCGGATTAATTACGTTTTTATCAGCTGCAGCAAGTTGGAAAGTAAAGAAAAAAGCAAATTTATATTTTGCATTACTTTTAGTTCAGGCCTCAGCACAGGCATTGGTATTCCTTTCTCAAGATTTCTTATTATTTTTCTTGGCATGGGAATTAGAACTCGTCCCTGTTTATCTTCTGATTGCTATTTGGGGAGGTAAAAAGAGACTTTATGCTGCTACGAAATTTATACTTTATACTGCTTTAGCTTCTTTATTAATCCTTATAAGTGGATTAGCATTAGCACTGAGCGGGGATACTTTTACCTTAAATTTAAGTGAACTAACTAATAAACATGCACAAGGAAGTCTTGCATTACTCTCTTATTTAGGCTTTTTAATAGGGTTTGGAGTTAAACTCCCTATTTTCCCTCTACATACATGGTTACCCGACGCTCATGGTGAAGCTAATGCTCCTGTTTCAATGCTTCTCGCTGGGATTCTTTTGAAGATGGGTGGCTATGCACTCTTAAGATTTAATGTTCAAATCTTACCTGAAGTACATCTTAAACTTGCACCAGCTTTAATTATTCTTGGAATAATTAACATAATTTATGGAGCATTAAATGCATTTGCTCAAGATAATGTTAAAAGAAGAATTGCATGTAGTTCAGTAAGTCATATGGGATTTGTACTTTTAGGAATCGGTGCAGTAGATGCTTTAGGTATAAGCGGTGCAATGCTACAAATGATTAGCCATGGTCTTATAGCTGCAGCTATGTTTTTCGTAACTGGATCTTTTTATGAAAGGACAAATACCCTTTCGATTCCTAACATGGGGGGTTTAGCAAAAGTTTTACCCATAACATTTGCTTTTTTCCTTGCTAGCTCTTTAGCATCTTTAGCACTACCAGGGATGAGTGGCTTTATAAGTGAAATTACTGTATTTTTGGGAATCACAAGTCAAGAAGGCTTTAGCTCACTCTTTAGATCAATAACGATTCTTATAGCAGCTATTGGTTTAGTTTTAACGCCCATATATCTTCTCTCTATGTGTAGAAGAGTATTTTTTGGGCCTAGGATCCCAGCACTTGCTTCTGTCAAAGAAATGAATGGGAGAGAATTAACTATTGGTTTTAGTTTGCTTTTACCTACTCTGGTTATAGGTTTTTGGCCAAAAATAGCAATAAATTTATATGAATCTTCCACAGATGCTCTCAGTCAACAACTGACTTTAGCTAAATTAGTTGGGTTAATTTCAAACATCACTTAA
- a CDS encoding M3 family metallopeptidase: METSIFNYGELPEFKKFTSDRINKEFPSVIDKINLEFKNIENFLSNYLNQKNLDWDKVINPLNEVNEILRWSWGVISHLNGVKNSESLREIYSKFLPEIINLSNKFGQSKIIYKALVKLKETNNFDKVKSRILDKEILEMEHRGISLNIDDQKEFNVISEKLGKLSTNFSNNVLDATNAWFLILNDKSQIEGLPERVLELMSISAHEYLKKEGEADPKNGPWKLSLDIPTYTAFMTYAKDRNLRENLYKAFVSRASNGKNNNCQIIEEILSLRTKQANLLGYESWAELSLSTKMANKIKNVEKLLEELRKPAFKTAKNELEKLNKFSKENGFPPFEALEAWDISYWSEILRKEELNLDQESLRPWFPLNDVLKGLFNLSENLFEIKVVEATNEAPVWNDDVLYFNILNKDDNKIASFYLDPYSRPESKRGGAWMDECLNKNNHGRNILPVAYLVCNQTPPSKDKPSLMSFDEVQTLFHEFGHGLQHMLTTVNLPQAAGINNVEWDAVELPSQFMENWCFHKKTLLNIAKHYETGERLSDENFEKLVKNRTFNCGMATLRQLHFAITDLRIHSNIKSNKDKNSEEIRKEIARDTTVINPIQEDKFLCCFSHIFAGGYSAGYYSYKWAEVLSADAFSMFEEADLENNQNIKKIGKKFKDTVLSLGGSFSPLEVFKLFRGREPKTDSLIRHLGLSSVTQEACQ; the protein is encoded by the coding sequence ATGGAAACTTCAATTTTTAATTATGGAGAATTGCCAGAATTTAAAAAATTTACATCAGATAGAATTAATAAAGAATTTCCAAGTGTAATAGATAAAATAAATCTTGAATTCAAGAATATAGAAAACTTTTTATCTAATTACTTGAACCAAAAGAATCTTGATTGGGACAAGGTGATCAATCCTCTAAATGAAGTCAATGAGATTCTTAGGTGGAGCTGGGGAGTTATAAGTCATCTAAATGGAGTAAAAAATTCCGAAAGTTTAAGAGAAATTTACTCAAAATTTTTACCTGAAATTATTAATTTAAGTAATAAGTTTGGACAAAGTAAAATTATTTATAAAGCATTAGTAAAGCTTAAAGAAACAAATAATTTTGATAAAGTCAAAAGTAGAATCCTTGATAAAGAAATCCTCGAAATGGAACATCGAGGAATTTCATTAAATATAGATGACCAAAAAGAATTCAATGTTATTTCTGAAAAGCTTGGAAAATTATCTACAAATTTCAGTAATAATGTCTTAGATGCAACTAATGCTTGGTTTTTAATATTAAATGATAAATCTCAAATAGAGGGACTGCCAGAAAGGGTTTTAGAATTAATGTCTATATCAGCTCATGAATATTTAAAAAAAGAAGGCGAAGCTGATCCAAAAAATGGGCCTTGGAAATTAAGTTTAGATATTCCCACCTATACCGCATTTATGACATATGCAAAAGATCGTAATCTAAGGGAAAATTTATATAAAGCGTTTGTGAGCAGAGCCTCTAACGGAAAAAATAATAACTGTCAAATTATTGAAGAGATCCTATCTCTTAGGACTAAACAGGCTAATCTTCTTGGTTATGAAAGTTGGGCAGAACTAAGTCTCTCAACAAAAATGGCTAATAAAATAAAAAATGTCGAGAAACTTTTAGAGGAATTGAGAAAACCTGCTTTTAAAACAGCCAAAAATGAATTAGAAAAACTCAATAAGTTTTCAAAAGAAAATGGATTTCCACCTTTCGAAGCTCTTGAAGCTTGGGACATTAGTTATTGGTCTGAAATCCTTAGAAAGGAGGAGCTTAATTTAGATCAAGAATCACTTAGACCATGGTTCCCTCTTAATGATGTTTTAAAAGGTCTATTTAATCTTAGTGAAAACCTATTCGAAATCAAAGTAGTTGAAGCGACTAATGAAGCGCCGGTATGGAATGATGACGTTTTGTATTTTAATATTCTAAATAAGGATGATAATAAAATAGCTTCCTTTTATCTTGACCCCTACTCACGACCCGAGTCAAAGCGAGGAGGTGCATGGATGGATGAATGTCTTAACAAAAATAATCATGGTAGAAATATTTTGCCTGTTGCCTATTTAGTTTGTAATCAAACTCCACCATCCAAAGACAAGCCCAGTTTGATGAGTTTTGATGAAGTTCAAACTCTTTTCCATGAATTTGGTCATGGACTTCAACATATGCTTACCACCGTAAATCTTCCACAAGCAGCTGGTATTAATAATGTTGAATGGGATGCTGTTGAACTTCCTAGTCAATTTATGGAAAACTGGTGTTTTCACAAAAAAACCTTGTTAAATATTGCAAAGCATTATGAAACAGGGGAAAGACTATCTGATGAGAATTTTGAAAAATTAGTAAAAAACAGAACTTTTAATTGTGGGATGGCTACTCTAAGACAATTACATTTTGCAATAACAGATCTAAGAATACATAGCAATATCAAAAGCAATAAGGATAAAAATTCAGAAGAGATCAGAAAAGAAATTGCACGAGATACAACAGTAATCAACCCGATACAAGAAGATAAATTCCTTTGCTGCTTTAGTCACATATTTGCAGGAGGTTATTCAGCTGGATATTATTCTTACAAATGGGCAGAAGTTTTAAGTGCCGATGCTTTTTCTATGTTTGAAGAGGCAGATTTAGAAAATAATCAAAATATAAAGAAAATTGGCAAAAAGTTTAAAGACACAGTTTTAAGTCTTGGAGGAAGTTTCTCTCCACTAGAAGTATTTAAATTATTTAGAGGGAGAGAACCAAAAACAGATTCTTTGATAAGACACTTAGGTCTATCATCTGTTACCCAAGAAGCCTGTCAATAA
- a CDS encoding translocation/assembly module TamB domain-containing protein, with protein MKRIRSLNFNKKSFFLVAILSISFVGNLLLNRFVKDLYENRRIRLEDRIGRFLDKDVDLGDYAGIRYFGISLNNFKIIDNNHSNSEIVAKNIYISIMPIRSLLNQRWIFNVTPKKSKIDINQDFFKREELDKKEKKFIKNKLNYDLNFNIKESINFKLKDIGIETKVKGKLIYKSKSKHFFGNINTYAKGKGNLNLKLNTKLNKGFFNLEILSRGINLKGSEYGFGDSKFAIRSGKIKSNLKYYKSPKQTFCKGKLSLNNLRLKTNNLVEDINSDFIGLLCQGNNIIADTKNLNYGTLISNFNLNFPLNQDINIINLKGNVGYLDSLNPEIQLSGDVPYWFDKSGINFGDINSNFILNRTQLSNLNIFRKNRIRGFITAKGEFKGKINNPDIQINFNVDYPHYKGIRIREIWEGEIKNQDNQYVVNMNNRYSPVPSFLTFNFDSKIKLENITFSRIFNSNKGTLNLTKDVDKYRWNANNFPLDEIELATNNNEFDRVSGIVNGSGFISKDQTYYDGRLAWSLGKYKNIKFENSLFYFTFNDKSFYINSSLYPIDGGMIDLEYDSNKDNNFNIIFNNISTSWTLLTAVDILNLDNKKILPNSNSRALDDIEINNTNSSFKDKILLINNFINDKAFSDDKLNLKRYLSKFESRYDANVTIESNNSSDFKLKTKLNGYLDLKNDIKESSRENFSLDLEGGIFTGKGFLNINKLPLKTINIFLDKPRDFEGSFDINLLYDLDKKSFATNISSNNTSIFNNPIILDIGDIQYRDSIFNLDLSLLLNNSSTPINISGYIPINREEKLDLRLNGNGKFIELIDIFADDYFTFKKGDVNLRMIIKGTLNKPIANGFVFIKDSEIDIYSNIIKNINSTIIFDFDHIEIKNLKASDDDSGNIFVNGSLPFYKKSSTNDKDISLISNKFNIKSSNMNFLIDSKINIGGSFKKPVFGGKLALNNGFVNLNNPNKKNIKKNNVKEINDEKNWPELYWGKDERIEIISNETILNSFLLGENVPNYLENLSFKNLKLKLGPDFRIQYSEIIKAYLDTKLDLNFNGNVGKDLNARGLITLSKGIANLYTTPFKLDKNKENYILFASRSGIVPFINFSLTSKVPDLIIPISENNQDLNSSSGLDSNVGSSGFGVVGIGNTRLIKIEASYEGFLDQLSFEDENKKIQLRSTPSYNRSQIIGLIGGNSANLINRAFISQINSSDGFSDRFQLSLYPALIENNESINNVFSNEKFEVNDTEDSSSNVGFSSQAWIAEIGLDITDRVNFAVQATPDRDDLPPLGILTLQANPNLELLGTIDSDGKWKSQLQLFFRY; from the coding sequence TTGAAAAGAATTAGATCTCTAAATTTTAATAAAAAATCTTTTTTCTTAGTGGCTATTTTGTCAATTAGCTTTGTAGGGAATTTGTTATTAAATAGATTTGTTAAAGATTTATATGAGAATAGAAGAATAAGACTAGAGGACAGGATAGGAAGATTTTTAGATAAAGATGTGGACTTGGGCGATTATGCTGGCATCAGATATTTTGGGATTTCTTTAAATAATTTCAAAATTATTGATAATAATCATTCAAATTCTGAAATCGTAGCGAAGAATATATATATAAGCATTATGCCAATTAGATCTTTATTAAACCAAAGATGGATTTTTAATGTAACGCCAAAAAAAAGCAAAATTGACATAAATCAAGATTTTTTCAAAAGAGAAGAACTTGATAAAAAAGAAAAAAAATTTATTAAAAATAAATTAAATTACGATTTAAATTTTAATATAAAAGAATCTATAAATTTTAAACTAAAGGATATTGGAATAGAAACCAAAGTAAAAGGAAAATTAATATACAAATCAAAATCAAAACATTTTTTTGGAAATATTAATACTTATGCCAAAGGTAAGGGTAATTTAAATTTAAAACTAAATACTAAATTAAATAAAGGTTTTTTTAATCTTGAGATATTATCTCGTGGGATAAATTTGAAAGGATCTGAATATGGTTTCGGAGATAGTAAATTTGCTATAAGAAGCGGGAAAATTAAATCTAACCTTAAGTATTATAAATCTCCTAAACAAACATTTTGCAAAGGTAAGCTTTCTTTGAATAATTTAAGGTTGAAAACTAATAATCTTGTAGAGGATATTAATAGTGATTTTATTGGGCTTTTATGCCAAGGTAATAATATTATCGCTGATACAAAAAATCTTAATTACGGTACTTTAATATCAAATTTCAATCTAAATTTTCCTTTAAATCAAGATATTAATATTATAAATTTAAAAGGTAATGTTGGATATTTAGATAGTTTGAATCCTGAAATACAATTATCAGGAGATGTTCCGTATTGGTTTGATAAAAGTGGTATAAACTTTGGAGATATTAATTCTAATTTTATTCTTAATAGAACTCAATTATCAAATTTAAATATTTTCCGTAAAAATAGGATCAGAGGTTTTATTACTGCAAAAGGGGAATTTAAGGGTAAGATAAATAACCCGGATATTCAAATCAATTTCAATGTTGATTATCCACATTATAAAGGTATAAGAATAAGAGAAATATGGGAAGGAGAGATCAAAAATCAAGATAATCAATATGTCGTAAATATGAATAATAGATATTCACCCGTGCCTTCTTTTCTTACCTTTAATTTTGATTCAAAGATTAAGTTAGAAAATATAACCTTTAGTAGAATATTTAATTCCAATAAAGGTACTTTAAATCTAACTAAAGATGTTGATAAGTATCGTTGGAATGCGAATAATTTCCCTCTAGATGAGATTGAATTGGCTACTAATAATAATGAATTCGATCGAGTTAGTGGGATTGTAAATGGTTCGGGTTTTATATCTAAGGATCAAACCTATTATGACGGTCGTTTGGCTTGGAGTCTCGGCAAATATAAGAATATAAAATTTGAAAATTCATTATTTTATTTTACTTTTAATGATAAATCTTTTTATATAAATTCCTCATTGTATCCAATTGATGGAGGTATGATTGATCTTGAATATGATTCTAATAAAGATAATAATTTTAATATAATTTTTAATAATATTAGTACTAGTTGGACATTACTAACAGCTGTGGATATTTTAAATCTTGATAATAAAAAAATTCTTCCAAATAGTAATTCTAGAGCCTTAGATGATATAGAAATAAATAATACTAATAGCTCATTTAAGGATAAGATCCTTTTGATAAATAATTTTATAAATGATAAAGCTTTTTCAGATGATAAATTAAATTTAAAAAGATATTTAAGTAAATTTGAAAGTAGATACGATGCAAATGTAACTATAGAAAGTAATAACTCATCTGATTTCAAATTGAAAACTAAATTAAACGGATATCTTGATTTAAAAAATGATATTAAAGAAAGTTCTAGAGAAAATTTTTCACTAGATTTAGAAGGAGGGATTTTTACAGGAAAAGGTTTTCTAAATATTAATAAATTGCCTTTAAAAACTATAAATATTTTTCTAGACAAGCCTAGAGATTTTGAAGGGAGTTTCGATATTAATTTACTTTATGACCTAGATAAAAAATCTTTTGCAACTAATATTTCTTCAAATAATACTTCAATTTTTAATAACCCTATCATTCTGGATATTGGGGACATCCAATATAGGGACTCTATTTTTAATTTAGATTTATCTTTATTATTAAATAACTCTAGTACTCCAATAAATATTTCTGGTTATATACCTATTAATAGAGAGGAAAAATTAGACTTGAGATTAAATGGTAATGGTAAGTTTATTGAATTAATTGATATCTTTGCGGATGATTATTTCACCTTTAAGAAAGGTGATGTAAATCTAAGAATGATAATTAAAGGAACCCTTAATAAACCTATTGCGAATGGTTTTGTTTTTATAAAGGATTCTGAAATTGATATTTATAGCAATATTATTAAAAATATAAATAGTACTATTATTTTCGATTTTGATCATATAGAAATTAAAAACCTAAAGGCTTCAGATGATGATTCTGGTAATATTTTCGTAAATGGCTCACTACCTTTTTATAAAAAAAGTAGCACTAATGATAAAGATATTAGTTTGATATCAAATAAATTTAATATTAAATCTAGTAATATGAATTTTCTAATTGATTCTAAAATTAATATAGGAGGATCATTCAAAAAGCCCGTATTTGGCGGAAAATTAGCACTAAACAATGGATTCGTTAATTTAAATAACCCTAATAAAAAAAATATCAAGAAAAATAATGTTAAAGAAATAAATGATGAAAAGAATTGGCCCGAACTATATTGGGGAAAAGATGAAAGAATTGAAATAATTTCAAATGAAACGATATTAAATTCTTTCCTTTTGGGAGAAAATGTCCCGAATTATCTTGAGAATTTAAGTTTTAAGAACCTTAAATTAAAACTTGGTCCGGATTTTAGAATTCAATACTCAGAAATAATTAAAGCTTATTTAGACACTAAGTTAGATTTGAATTTCAATGGAAATGTTGGTAAAGATTTAAACGCTAGAGGACTTATTACCTTAAGTAAAGGTATAGCAAATCTATATACAACCCCTTTCAAATTGGATAAAAATAAAGAAAATTATATTTTATTTGCCTCAAGAAGTGGCATTGTTCCTTTTATCAACTTTTCACTAACTAGTAAAGTTCCAGATTTAATAATCCCAATTAGTGAAAATAATCAAGATCTAAATAGTTCAAGTGGTTTAGATTCGAATGTTGGTTCAAGTGGTTTTGGGGTAGTTGGAATAGGTAATACAAGACTTATAAAAATTGAGGCTTCATATGAAGGATTTCTCGATCAATTATCTTTTGAAGATGAAAATAAAAAAATACAACTAAGAAGTACACCTAGCTATAACAGATCTCAAATTATTGGTTTGATAGGAGGAAACTCTGCAAATTTAATAAATAGAGCATTTATTTCTCAAATAAATAGTTCAGATGGATTTAGTGATCGATTTCAACTATCTTTATATCCTGCTTTAATAGAGAATAATGAATCAATAAATAATGTTTTTTCAAATGAAAAATTTGAAGTCAATGATACCGAAGATTCATCTTCTAATGTAGGATTTTCTTCTCAAGCTTGGATTGCTGAAATAGGACTTGATATTACAGATAGAGTGAACTTTGCCGTTCAAGCAACACCCGACAGGGATGATTTACCGCCTCTTGGAATACTTACTTTGCAAGCTAATCCAAACTTAGAATTGTTAGGAACTATCGATTCTGATGGAAAGTGGAAAAGTCAACTACAGTTATTTTTTAGATATTAA